In one window of Rhizobium oryzihabitans DNA:
- a CDS encoding phage tail protein I: MSDFIPAILVPPGVSDQRDRDFIEALSQTLATFRPSALVVQDALTAPAALLAIMVVEAALLDFISPDMREDLMRAMIDAAPEIHAMRGTVAGVKKALETIGVSARWTQWWQEEPKAYHDTHKVVLFINDTVINGHAPLDLPNQKAAARIIAAAKRHSQDIAIQYGVRGEATLRLGAASRRGRTVRIMAPQLGDAAYSISTFAGTGAYALRSIRINAKAA, from the coding sequence ATGAGTGATTTCATTCCTGCCATCCTTGTTCCTCCCGGCGTCAGCGACCAGCGCGACCGCGATTTCATTGAGGCACTGTCCCAGACGCTCGCCACCTTCAGGCCGTCTGCGCTTGTCGTTCAGGATGCCTTGACGGCCCCGGCCGCGCTCTTGGCCATCATGGTGGTGGAAGCGGCGCTGCTCGATTTCATCTCTCCGGACATGCGCGAGGATTTGATGCGCGCCATGATCGACGCTGCACCTGAAATCCATGCCATGCGCGGAACGGTGGCCGGTGTGAAAAAGGCGTTAGAAACCATCGGCGTGTCCGCCCGCTGGACGCAATGGTGGCAGGAAGAGCCGAAGGCTTACCACGACACGCACAAGGTCGTTCTCTTTATCAACGATACCGTCATCAACGGCCATGCACCGCTCGATCTGCCGAACCAGAAGGCGGCGGCCCGCATCATCGCTGCCGCCAAGCGGCACAGTCAGGATATCGCCATCCAGTACGGCGTGCGCGGCGAAGCAACCCTTCGCCTTGGTGCCGCGTCCCGCCGTGGCCGCACTGTCCGCATCATGGCTCCGCAACTCGGTGATGCGGCCTATTCGATTTCCACCTTCGCGGGGACCGGAGCTTATGCGCTCCGCAGCATCCGCATCAACGCAAAGGCAGCTTGA
- a CDS encoding phage tail protein has protein sequence MAQAYFSLVTTNGKVKLAQSAAGGDAVVITHFAIGDGNGAETNPTAASTALVREVWRTPVESVETDPDNPSAILVTAIIPTNAGGWWMREFGIFDQAGSMIAVAKPVSQYKPTALEGQLEDIRYEFQIIIGENANVTLLVDPSLLFATRAWVENRKVPMGQLMRLPWLPVLSMTLSSAPGNPAVGDTYLVPSNATGVWATNIGKFAEWNGSGWNYASPPDGHGVSLPDGRVFERIAGTYVEKLALDAQSGKWSYAVAGGTANVLTAILTPTPLSLASLVGAPIRLLISTTNTGACTLNINGLGAAPIKLDNGNDPAAGDLPAGAIAQLVYTGAAFQISFSTSILNSRLNRGSVVVVYSLAGTYSWVPPAGVRSGFARVWAGGAGGGGNQSVGAGGGGGGGGYAEGYVTVTPGVAVPIIVGAGGAGGAGNATYGDGAHGGSSSFGSAISCTGGGGGKGAPPNNQGISGGGGIGMGGHFQSTGGQGSSGTIIGSTGIGGVGGAGASGGGPGGGTSSGQPSVGQSPGGGGGGGGSNYGGAFGAPGMVIVEYYLP, from the coding sequence ATGGCGCAGGCATATTTCTCTCTCGTTACCACCAACGGCAAGGTCAAGCTGGCGCAGAGCGCTGCCGGTGGCGATGCGGTTGTTATCACCCATTTCGCCATTGGTGACGGCAATGGCGCGGAAACCAACCCGACCGCCGCCAGCACAGCTTTGGTTCGCGAGGTCTGGCGCACGCCGGTCGAAAGCGTCGAAACCGATCCGGACAACCCATCTGCTATTCTGGTGACGGCGATCATCCCGACTAATGCCGGTGGCTGGTGGATGCGCGAGTTCGGTATTTTTGATCAGGCCGGATCGATGATTGCCGTCGCCAAGCCCGTTAGCCAGTACAAGCCGACCGCGCTCGAAGGTCAGCTTGAAGACATCCGTTACGAATTCCAGATCATCATTGGCGAAAACGCCAATGTGACGTTGCTGGTCGATCCTTCCCTGTTGTTTGCCACACGGGCTTGGGTAGAAAACCGCAAGGTTCCGATGGGTCAGCTCATGCGTCTGCCTTGGTTGCCTGTTCTGTCCATGACACTCTCCAGCGCTCCCGGCAACCCGGCCGTGGGTGACACCTACCTTGTTCCTTCTAACGCTACCGGCGTATGGGCAACCAATATCGGCAAATTTGCCGAGTGGAATGGCTCAGGCTGGAATTATGCTTCGCCGCCCGATGGTCATGGCGTCAGCCTGCCGGATGGCCGCGTGTTCGAGCGTATCGCCGGTACCTACGTCGAAAAGCTCGCGCTTGATGCTCAGTCCGGCAAATGGAGCTATGCTGTCGCCGGTGGCACAGCCAACGTGCTTACCGCTATCCTAACGCCGACGCCTCTTTCTCTCGCCAGTCTCGTTGGCGCGCCGATCAGGTTGTTGATTTCGACCACCAACACAGGCGCGTGCACGCTCAACATCAATGGCCTTGGCGCAGCACCGATCAAGCTCGATAACGGTAACGATCCGGCCGCAGGTGATCTGCCTGCAGGGGCTATTGCCCAACTTGTCTACACCGGCGCTGCCTTCCAGATTTCGTTCTCGACATCCATTTTGAACTCACGGCTGAACAGGGGAAGCGTCGTAGTCGTCTATTCCTTGGCTGGAACTTATTCGTGGGTGCCTCCGGCCGGAGTCCGTTCCGGCTTCGCGCGTGTTTGGGCAGGCGGCGCAGGAGGTGGAGGAAACCAGAGTGTCGGCGCTGGTGGCGGTGGTGGTGGTGGTGGATATGCGGAAGGTTATGTCACCGTCACACCAGGAGTTGCAGTTCCGATCATCGTTGGTGCTGGCGGCGCGGGCGGTGCCGGAAACGCGACGTATGGGGATGGAGCGCACGGCGGGAGCTCGTCTTTTGGATCCGCCATCTCGTGCACAGGTGGCGGCGGCGGTAAAGGCGCGCCACCAAACAATCAAGGGATCAGCGGCGGCGGCGGTATTGGTATGGGTGGCCACTTCCAATCGACAGGGGGTCAAGGATCGTCCGGAACGATCATCGGTTCAACTGGCATCGGGGGCGTCGGTGGGGCTGGAGCGTCAGGCGGCGGACCTGGCGGAGGGACATCAAGTGGCCAGCCGTCAGTTGGACAATCGCCCGGCGGCGGTGGCGGTGGCGGCGGCTCAAACTACGGCGGAGCATTTGGCGCTCCGGGAATGGTCATAGTCGAATACTACTTACCTTGA
- a CDS encoding DUF4376 domain-containing protein → MTKFARIENGNVLEVITLPENIAAEDAFHPTLAAKFVACGKPVEAGWSYDGKAFKAPVEAAPTADELRTYAAMKRFAVETGGIVINSATIDTSRDSQSMIANAHSYIVSSGAPSTRFKALSGWITLSAAEVTSAALAVGAHVQASFNAEGAVNDLIASGASWT, encoded by the coding sequence ATGACAAAATTCGCACGTATTGAGAACGGCAACGTTCTGGAAGTCATCACACTTCCCGAAAATATAGCCGCAGAGGATGCTTTTCACCCCACCTTGGCTGCTAAATTTGTTGCCTGCGGTAAGCCAGTGGAAGCAGGGTGGAGCTACGACGGGAAAGCCTTCAAGGCGCCAGTCGAAGCAGCTCCAACGGCAGATGAGCTGCGGACCTATGCCGCAATGAAACGCTTTGCTGTCGAGACGGGCGGCATCGTTATCAACAGCGCAACTATCGATACAAGCCGCGACAGCCAGTCGATGATAGCTAACGCACATTCCTACATCGTCAGTTCAGGCGCGCCGTCTACAAGATTCAAGGCCCTATCTGGTTGGATCACGTTGTCAGCCGCCGAGGTCACGTCGGCAGCCCTTGCTGTCGGAGCGCATGTGCAGGCGTCATTTAATGCTGAAGGTGCAGTGAATGATCTGATCGCCTCCGGGGCATCGTGGACGTAG
- a CDS encoding BA14K family protein, with protein MMNFRTTSVATAIVVFLTSFTPSQAFQAPVPMPKPAISTDNNVVPVQYREWDRRYDRRHGDRMYRPRPPRDGYYNGHRGYRDRRPGYRYHNGYWFPLAAFAAGAIIGGAVQQPRPAYGGSHVSWCQNRWRSYRAYDNSYQPTSGPRRICCGAPPPSGQK; from the coding sequence ATGATGAATTTCCGGACAACGAGCGTCGCCACGGCGATTGTCGTTTTCCTCACCAGCTTCACGCCGTCGCAGGCGTTCCAGGCGCCCGTGCCGATGCCGAAGCCGGCAATATCCACCGACAATAATGTCGTTCCGGTGCAGTACCGCGAATGGGACCGCCGCTACGACCGCAGGCACGGTGACCGCATGTATCGCCCGCGCCCGCCGCGTGACGGATATTACAACGGCCATCGTGGCTATCGCGATCGTCGTCCGGGTTACCGTTATCACAACGGTTACTGGTTCCCGCTGGCAGCCTTCGCCGCAGGTGCGATCATCGGTGGCGCCGTGCAGCAGCCGCGTCCTGCCTATGGCGGCAGCCATGTGTCCTGGTGCCAGAACCGTTGGCGCTCGTATCGCGCTTACGACAACTCCTACCAGCCGACCAGCGGTCCGCGCCGCATATGCTGTGGCGCGCCGCCGCCTTCTGGACAGAAATGA
- a CDS encoding hybrid-cluster NAD(P)-dependent oxidoreductase: protein MNMVVSYKHIDEMKPWSDKLHLLECISVTPETSDVMTFLFRSEDQNWFRYLPGQFVTLELPVGKDSLYRTYTLSSSPSRPYALSVTVKAQANSIGTRWMFDNLRPGMKIRALGPLGDFSYVKHPGDKYLFISAGSGVTPMMSMVRDMSDRAPQSDIAFINCSRTPGDIVFRHELEYLARFMPNLSLGFIVEKCGRTDLWSGLKGMVDKAKIALLAHDFMERTVFCCGPEPFMAAVRSMLEASGFDMGRYHQESFSPATPVAVGESVLVDADGEALSMVGFTVSGKEMPCQPGQTVLMTARAAGVRIGAACESGICGTCRVLKLSGEVEMNHNGGILDEEIEEGYILACCSRPLTDVKVEA from the coding sequence ATGAATATGGTTGTGAGCTACAAGCACATAGACGAGATGAAGCCGTGGAGTGACAAGCTTCACCTGCTGGAATGTATCTCGGTGACACCAGAGACGTCTGACGTGATGACGTTCCTGTTCCGCTCCGAGGATCAGAACTGGTTTCGTTATCTGCCGGGGCAATTCGTGACGCTGGAACTGCCGGTCGGCAAGGATTCGCTCTACCGGACATATACATTGTCCTCCAGCCCGTCGCGGCCCTATGCGCTGTCGGTCACGGTCAAGGCGCAGGCCAATAGCATCGGCACCCGCTGGATGTTCGATAATCTGAGGCCCGGCATGAAAATCCGGGCGCTCGGCCCGCTCGGCGACTTTTCCTACGTCAAACATCCCGGCGACAAATATCTGTTCATCTCGGCAGGCTCCGGTGTCACGCCGATGATGTCGATGGTGCGCGACATGAGCGACCGCGCCCCGCAGAGCGATATTGCCTTCATCAATTGTTCGCGGACTCCCGGCGATATCGTCTTCCGTCACGAGCTGGAATATCTCGCGCGCTTCATGCCGAACCTGTCTCTCGGCTTTATCGTCGAGAAATGCGGCCGCACCGATCTGTGGTCCGGCCTGAAGGGCATGGTCGACAAGGCCAAGATCGCATTGCTTGCGCATGATTTCATGGAACGCACCGTCTTCTGCTGCGGGCCGGAGCCTTTCATGGCCGCCGTCCGCTCCATGCTGGAAGCGTCGGGCTTCGATATGGGGCGCTACCATCAGGAAAGCTTTTCGCCCGCCACTCCCGTTGCCGTCGGCGAAAGCGTTCTTGTCGATGCGGATGGCGAAGCGCTGTCGATGGTGGGCTTTACCGTTTCCGGAAAAGAAATGCCGTGCCAGCCCGGCCAGACGGTTCTCATGACGGCGCGTGCTGCCGGTGTGCGCATCGGCGCTGCCTGCGAATCGGGAATTTGCGGCACCTGCCGGGTGCTGAAACTTTCCGGCGAGGTGGAGATGAACCACAATGGCGGTATTCTCGATGAAGAAATCGAGGAAGGTTATATTCTCGCCTGCTGCTCGAGGCCGCTGACGGACGTGAAGGTGGAAGCCTGA
- a CDS encoding DUF6656 family protein, with product MEKATRIRYFDAAKHSVTPIRSNTAHSDFLRTGRITRYEERWLPKERVYYSHDEVAAITGRKLEAAADATHSRLNGFHQSIRFPKMVFHHLLDERPHLGYCHVTAAKTSFDARRHVFWSFYFANFFAELSGAENFFENIDARYSRMYFAVAINALPDRGLAVDTSFHRSGLLFQTHDPRVALKNVLMLGARSDEMRKIIKAI from the coding sequence GTGGAGAAGGCGACACGCATACGTTATTTCGATGCGGCAAAACATTCGGTCACGCCGATACGTTCCAATACCGCGCATTCGGACTTCCTGCGCACCGGACGGATCACCCGTTACGAAGAACGCTGGCTGCCGAAGGAGCGCGTCTATTACAGCCATGACGAGGTGGCCGCGATAACCGGGCGCAAGCTAGAAGCTGCCGCCGACGCCACCCATAGCCGTCTCAATGGCTTTCACCAGTCCATCCGCTTTCCCAAGATGGTTTTCCACCATCTGCTCGATGAACGGCCGCATCTCGGCTATTGCCATGTCACGGCGGCGAAAACCAGTTTCGACGCGCGCCGCCATGTTTTCTGGTCGTTCTATTTCGCGAATTTCTTTGCCGAGCTGAGTGGCGCTGAAAACTTCTTCGAAAATATCGATGCGCGTTATTCACGGATGTATTTCGCCGTCGCCATCAATGCGCTGCCCGATCGGGGCCTCGCGGTCGATACGTCCTTCCATCGCAGCGGCCTTCTGTTCCAGACCCATGATCCGCGTGTGGCCCTGAAGAACGTGCTGATGCTCGGCGCGCGCTCGGACGAGATGCGCAAGATCATCAAGGCAATATAA
- a CDS encoding L-threonylcarbamoyladenylate synthase, whose protein sequence is MARHINIETERETALQAAVSELADGQPIALPTETVYGLAADATDPAAITRIYETKGRPQFNPLICHMADIAMAERYAVFDPVSRRLAEAFWPGPLTLVLPLKPASGIHSLATAGLDTVGIRVPQGFAGDLIRRFDRPLAAPSANSSGKISPTSAAHVEADLGQKINLILDGGAASVGVESTIVKVEEDGRVRLLRPGGIVTEEIERVAGKRLERPKKASAAIEAPGMLASHYAPGAAVRLGATSVSPGEALIRFGGIAIAGEEAARTVLDLSPSGDLSEAAANLFDYLKAADASGAATIAITAIPTHGLGEAINDRLSRAAAPRG, encoded by the coding sequence ATGGCGCGTCACATCAATATCGAAACCGAGCGGGAAACCGCCTTGCAGGCAGCCGTTAGCGAGCTTGCAGACGGCCAGCCCATCGCCCTGCCGACGGAAACCGTCTATGGCCTTGCTGCCGACGCCACCGATCCGGCCGCCATCACCCGTATTTACGAGACGAAGGGCCGGCCGCAGTTCAACCCGTTGATCTGCCATATGGCCGATATCGCCATGGCCGAACGTTACGCGGTTTTTGACCCCGTATCGCGCCGCCTCGCCGAAGCCTTCTGGCCCGGCCCGCTGACGCTGGTTCTGCCCCTCAAACCGGCAAGCGGCATTCATTCGCTCGCAACGGCCGGGCTCGACACGGTCGGCATTCGTGTGCCGCAGGGTTTTGCCGGTGATTTGATCCGAAGGTTTGACCGGCCGCTGGCCGCGCCGAGCGCCAATAGTTCCGGCAAGATCAGCCCGACGAGTGCGGCCCATGTCGAGGCCGATCTCGGTCAAAAGATCAATCTTATTCTCGATGGCGGGGCAGCTTCCGTCGGCGTCGAATCCACCATCGTCAAGGTGGAAGAGGATGGCCGGGTGCGGCTGCTCCGTCCCGGCGGCATTGTCACAGAGGAGATAGAGCGCGTTGCCGGCAAACGGCTCGAGCGGCCGAAAAAAGCCTCTGCCGCCATTGAGGCGCCCGGAATGCTCGCCTCGCATTATGCGCCGGGTGCTGCCGTGCGCCTCGGTGCAACATCGGTTTCCCCCGGCGAAGCGCTGATCCGGTTCGGCGGCATCGCCATTGCCGGTGAAGAGGCGGCACGCACCGTGCTCGATCTCAGCCCTTCCGGCGATCTTTCCGAGGCCGCCGCCAATCTGTTCGATTATCTCAAAGCCGCCGATGCTAGCGGTGCGGCTACCATCGCCATCACCGCCATTCCCACCCATGGTCTCGGAGAGGCGATCAACGACCGCCTTTCCCGCGCCGCCGCGCCGCGAGGCTGA
- a CDS encoding FAD-binding oxidoreductase — protein MTTTAIPSSDILDRFAAIVGEKNAVRDPAEMAPRLVENRGLYRGASPLLIKPGSVEEVAAILKLASETGTPIVPQTGNTGLVGGQTPRADGTDIILSLERMNRIRDIDPVANIIVADAGCILDDIHKAADTVERMFPLSLGSQGSCRIGGNLATNAGGTAVLAYGNMRQLCLGLEVVLPTGEIWNGLRRLKKDNTGYDLRDLFIGSEGTLGIITGAVLKLFPKPLGHQVAFAGLGSTEDALRLFEMASNLCGTALTGFELMPRIGVEFTKRHIPGVRDPLENPHDWYALIDISTSDSAETAETMMQSLLERGFTAGLVEDAVIATSEAQRQALWHMRESMSDAQKPEGGSIKHDVSVPVSKIPEFMATAEKAVIAAIPGARVCAFGHLGDGNIHYNISQPVGADKAEFIGRWRDMNEIVHSIVLSLGGSISAEHGIGQLKRDELAAIRPGIEMELMRRIKHAFDPAGIMNPGKVLSAG, from the coding sequence ATGACGACCACCGCCATCCCCTCCTCCGACATCCTCGACCGCTTTGCCGCCATTGTCGGCGAAAAGAACGCGGTCCGCGACCCGGCGGAAATGGCGCCGCGCCTTGTGGAAAATCGCGGGCTTTATCGCGGGGCCTCGCCGTTGCTCATCAAGCCCGGTTCGGTCGAAGAAGTTGCGGCCATCCTGAAGCTTGCGAGCGAAACAGGAACCCCCATCGTGCCGCAGACCGGCAATACCGGCCTTGTCGGCGGCCAGACACCGCGTGCGGACGGCACCGATATCATCCTGTCGCTCGAGCGCATGAACCGCATCCGCGATATCGATCCCGTCGCCAATATCATCGTGGCGGATGCCGGCTGCATTCTTGATGATATTCACAAGGCCGCCGATACGGTGGAGCGCATGTTTCCGCTGTCGCTCGGCTCGCAGGGGTCGTGCCGCATCGGCGGCAATCTGGCCACCAATGCCGGCGGCACGGCGGTTCTCGCCTATGGCAATATGCGCCAGCTTTGCCTGGGGCTCGAAGTGGTGCTGCCAACAGGCGAAATCTGGAACGGGCTGCGCCGGTTGAAGAAGGACAATACGGGTTACGACCTGCGCGACCTCTTCATCGGCTCGGAAGGCACGCTCGGCATCATCACCGGTGCGGTGCTGAAGCTTTTCCCGAAGCCGCTCGGTCATCAGGTGGCCTTTGCGGGGCTTGGCTCCACCGAAGACGCGCTGAGATTGTTCGAAATGGCCTCGAACCTTTGCGGCACAGCGCTGACCGGCTTCGAACTGATGCCGCGCATCGGCGTGGAATTCACCAAGAGACATATTCCCGGCGTGCGCGATCCTCTCGAAAATCCGCATGACTGGTACGCACTCATCGACATTTCCACCTCCGATTCAGCGGAGACGGCGGAGACGATGATGCAATCGCTGCTGGAGCGCGGGTTTACGGCCGGGCTTGTCGAGGATGCGGTGATCGCGACATCGGAAGCGCAGCGACAGGCGCTCTGGCACATGCGCGAAAGCATGTCGGATGCACAGAAACCCGAGGGAGGTTCGATCAAGCACGACGTCTCAGTGCCGGTTTCGAAGATACCGGAATTCATGGCGACTGCGGAAAAGGCGGTTATCGCCGCCATTCCGGGCGCCCGCGTCTGCGCCTTCGGCCATCTCGGTGATGGCAACATCCATTACAATATTTCCCAGCCGGTCGGCGCCGACAAGGCCGAGTTCATCGGCCGCTGGCGTGATATGAACGAGATCGTCCACAGCATCGTGCTGTCGCTCGGCGGCTCGATTTCGGCCGAACACGGCATCGGCCAATTGAAGCGCGACGAACTGGCCGCCATCCGGCCCGGCATCGAAATGGAATTGATGCGGCGCATCAAGCATGCCTTCGACCCTGCCGGTATCATGAACCCCGGCAAGGTGCTCTCCGCCGGTTAA
- a CDS encoding glycoside hydrolase family 75 protein → MFCGFFQSHSSKIHAAFCFATILALPTTALSQALCGTGGVVFTTKELKVDADGAPNSYLVNGEGLSYTCDGVTAVGSTPDTDRNGWQKKCRDAWKKAVATGDYSKVRIFGFSKDENNRPIVQKAGDPLPGKAFITETSVSVPDGPAGTQRHWVDANEIPYVVLSGSFVRKYGVKGGDIAVVYRPATKRFAYGIYADGGKLGEASVRFHQDIGNNPLVNKGGVLRAKSGIADEKKNKDPIPVITVVFPGKTSHPTVDAKKWRAEIAAMGKEQFDKWGGIEKLIECAR, encoded by the coding sequence ATGTTCTGCGGATTCTTTCAGTCTCATTCTTCTAAAATCCACGCTGCCTTTTGTTTTGCTACAATATTAGCTTTGCCGACGACAGCTTTGTCCCAGGCCCTATGTGGAACGGGGGGCGTCGTTTTCACCACGAAAGAACTCAAAGTTGATGCCGATGGGGCGCCGAACTCCTATCTGGTGAACGGCGAAGGCCTGTCCTACACCTGCGATGGAGTGACCGCGGTGGGGTCAACACCCGATACTGACCGGAATGGATGGCAGAAAAAATGCCGCGATGCCTGGAAGAAAGCTGTTGCGACCGGTGATTATTCGAAGGTCAGGATATTTGGTTTTTCCAAAGACGAGAACAATAGGCCGATAGTTCAAAAGGCTGGCGATCCCCTGCCGGGAAAGGCTTTCATAACGGAGACTTCCGTTTCGGTTCCGGATGGGCCGGCAGGAACACAAAGGCATTGGGTCGATGCCAACGAAATTCCGTATGTTGTTTTGTCTGGTAGTTTTGTGAGGAAGTATGGTGTGAAGGGTGGCGACATAGCCGTCGTTTATCGCCCGGCAACCAAACGTTTCGCCTATGGGATTTATGCTGATGGCGGTAAGCTTGGCGAAGCGTCCGTGCGCTTCCATCAGGATATCGGCAACAACCCTTTGGTAAACAAGGGTGGCGTCCTGAGAGCAAAATCAGGCATTGCCGACGAGAAGAAAAATAAAGATCCGATCCCGGTCATTACGGTCGTTTTTCCCGGAAAAACGTCTCATCCCACCGTCGACGCAAAAAAATGGCGTGCCGAGATTGCCGCGATGGGAAAAGAGCAATTCGACAAATGGGGCGGCATTGAGAAATTGATCGAATGTGCACGCTAG
- a CDS encoding glycosyl transferase, translating into MLTVIMECRDQEPELAHTLSALVTGAVEGLVSDVVVLDHGSRDGSSRVADAAGCRFYVQWDIADVMHSARGQWILLVEPGARPQSGWIEEILDYVAVCAEPARFSPSRYHKRPFFSRIIRRQPPLEYGYLMPKKHAVAIAKPGMGLSQLVHAQKPRRLNAELVPAWTARPSS; encoded by the coding sequence ATGTTGACAGTCATAATGGAATGCCGGGATCAGGAACCGGAACTGGCGCACACGCTGTCTGCGCTCGTAACCGGTGCCGTGGAGGGGCTTGTAAGCGATGTTGTGGTCCTCGATCACGGTTCGCGCGATGGGTCGTCGCGTGTCGCCGACGCCGCCGGCTGCCGTTTTTATGTGCAATGGGACATTGCCGATGTCATGCATTCGGCGCGCGGACAATGGATCCTGCTGGTCGAACCGGGCGCACGCCCGCAGAGCGGCTGGATCGAGGAAATCCTCGACTATGTGGCAGTGTGTGCGGAGCCGGCGCGGTTTTCCCCATCCCGTTACCACAAGCGCCCGTTCTTCAGCCGAATCATCCGCCGCCAGCCGCCATTGGAATATGGCTACCTGATGCCGAAGAAACATGCGGTGGCGATCGCAAAACCCGGCATGGGCCTGTCACAGCTCGTCCACGCGCAAAAGCCGCGCCGCCTGAATGCAGAGCTGGTTCCGGCCTGGACAGCGCGACCTTCAAGCTAA
- a CDS encoding PA0069 family radical SAM protein has translation MRDHTLSGQAAFQPRHTPDIANALADASGLRIEIDRRRGRGAGLNPDGRFEALQREVFDDGWQTLEELPAFRTEVQVEKPRSIISRNESPDIPFDRSINPYRGCEHGCIYCFARPTHSYMGLSAGLDFEAKLFAKPDAAKLLERELAKPGYKARVIAIGTNTDPYQPIEREWRIMRQILEVLAKAEHPVAIVTKSALIKRDIDILAPMARKGLAKVGISVTTLDRKLARSMEPRAATPEKRLEAVKALTDAGIPVAVMMAPVIPALNDHEIERILEAGKAAGATEASYVLLRLPLEVSPLFRDWLLRNYPDRYRHVMSLVRSMRDGKDYDAEFGKRMKGAGPYAWQIGRRFEMATKRLGLVRRGIHLRDDLFVPPGGAGVQLSLL, from the coding sequence ATGAGAGACCATACGCTTTCAGGGCAGGCTGCCTTTCAGCCGCGCCATACGCCTGACATTGCCAATGCGCTGGCCGATGCATCGGGCCTGCGGATCGAGATCGACCGTCGTCGCGGCCGTGGCGCGGGTCTCAACCCGGACGGGCGTTTCGAGGCCCTGCAGCGGGAGGTTTTCGACGATGGCTGGCAAACCCTCGAAGAGTTGCCAGCGTTCCGCACCGAGGTGCAGGTGGAAAAGCCGCGCAGCATTATCAGCCGCAATGAATCGCCCGACATTCCGTTCGACCGCTCCATCAATCCCTATCGCGGCTGCGAACATGGCTGCATCTATTGTTTCGCAAGACCTACGCACAGCTATATGGGGCTTTCGGCGGGGCTGGATTTCGAGGCCAAGCTGTTTGCCAAGCCGGATGCGGCAAAGCTGCTCGAAAGGGAGCTGGCGAAACCCGGCTACAAGGCGCGCGTCATCGCCATCGGTACCAATACCGATCCCTATCAGCCGATAGAGCGCGAATGGCGCATCATGCGGCAAATACTGGAAGTGCTGGCGAAGGCCGAGCACCCTGTCGCCATCGTCACCAAATCCGCGCTGATCAAGCGGGATATCGATATTCTGGCGCCGATGGCCAGGAAGGGCCTCGCCAAGGTCGGCATTTCCGTGACGACGCTGGACCGCAAGCTGGCGCGCAGCATGGAACCGCGCGCCGCAACGCCGGAAAAACGGCTGGAGGCCGTCAAGGCGCTGACGGATGCTGGCATTCCCGTGGCCGTCATGATGGCGCCTGTCATTCCGGCGCTCAACGATCATGAGATCGAGCGCATTCTGGAAGCCGGCAAGGCCGCCGGCGCAACCGAGGCCTCCTATGTGCTGCTGCGCCTGCCGCTGGAGGTCAGCCCCCTCTTCCGCGACTGGCTGCTGCGCAACTATCCGGACCGCTACCGGCATGTCATGTCGCTGGTGCGCTCCATGCGCGATGGCAAGGATTACGATGCGGAGTTCGGAAAGCGCATGAAGGGCGCCGGTCCCTATGCCTGGCAGATCGGCAGGCGTTTCGAGATGGCAACGAAACGGCTCGGCCTCGTTCGCCGCGGCATTCATCTGCGCGACGATCTCTTCGTGCCGCCGGGTGGCGCGGGGGTGCAATTGTCGCTGCTTTAA
- a CDS encoding ribonuclease HII has protein sequence MKRRTAPDSPALFDLADAGPDFSFELEARKKGLWPVAGTDEAGRGPLAGPVVAAAVILDPDNIPKGLDDSKKLTKTKRESLFRLIMETSVVSVASSGPGLIDSMNILRASLDAMRRAVLGLETSPALVLADGRDKPPGITCEAKAVIKGDSRSLSIAAASIIAKVTRDRMMERAGIVHSSYGFEGHAGYGTPAHLRAIESHGPCPLHRMSFRPLKQD, from the coding sequence ATGAAACGCCGCACCGCACCCGATTCTCCTGCCCTCTTCGATCTTGCCGATGCCGGCCCGGATTTCTCTTTCGAACTGGAAGCGAGAAAGAAGGGCCTCTGGCCCGTGGCCGGTACGGATGAGGCAGGCCGTGGACCTCTGGCGGGACCGGTCGTCGCTGCGGCGGTCATTCTCGATCCGGACAATATCCCAAAGGGCCTCGACGATTCCAAGAAGCTGACGAAGACAAAGCGGGAGAGCCTGTTCAGGCTCATCATGGAAACCTCTGTCGTTTCCGTCGCCTCCTCCGGTCCCGGACTGATCGACAGCATGAACATCCTGCGCGCCAGCCTCGATGCCATGCGCCGCGCCGTGCTCGGCCTCGAAACCTCCCCCGCCCTCGTGCTGGCCGACGGCCGCGACAAGCCACCGGGCATCACCTGCGAGGCCAAGGCCGTCATCAAGGGCGATTCCCGCTCCCTCTCCATCGCCGCCGCCTCGATCATCGCCAAAGTAACCCGCGACCGGATGATGGAGCGGGCTGGCATCGTGCATTCGTCCTATGGTTTCGAAGGCCACGCGGGTTACGGCACGCCGGCTCATCTTCGCGCCATCGAGAGCCATGGACCCTGCCCGCTGCACCGGATGAGTTTCAGGCCGCTGAAGCAGGATTGA